AGATTTAGTTTTCTTGAAACACAGTTTCTTCAAGAAAGTATCTCATAGTAAAACATGACACGGTAGTACAGCATGCCTGCTTACTATTTTCTTCTGGTAAACACACGATGCAAGCTTTGGCAAAAGCCATGATCGGTTATCCCtgtaaaattattcttaatttctGCTATCCCCTTTCAATCTTCCTTAGAAAAGGGAAAAGGGCTCGAAATCCCTTAATAATAGctcattttttacatttttttaatcatacaTTGAAAGAGAACTACACACAGTCAGAGCATAAGAATTTTGTCTAACAACCGAGCCTTTTCTTTTGGCCTCAGCTCAATCAGCACAATACCTGTCTAATTTCGAGATCAGCTTCCTTCTGCTTGGCAACTTTGCCATAGAATTGCTTCCTCTAAGTTCTGACGAGCTTTGTCGTAACGCAAAAAGTCCATAAACAGGAATTCAGAACTATCTTCTCTGATTATGGTCATTTTCTTCTGTTGTGACTCGTTCCGGTCGACCCATCTCATGTTCCTTATTGTTATCTCAATCTGCTCATGTGTATCCAATTTCAACGAGTCAAGCCTCTTTTGTGTACAAGAACAACAACGCAAATTAATACCATTCAATTAACAGAAACACGAGGAatccctttattttctttatgcgTTGTTGTCAAGATTGTAGCCAGTACTTTGAGTAATTATGATCCTGcagaaatcattttatttttttattaaaaaaaatgaagaaattgaagagtgATCACAAACCCTGTTTATCCTCCAATATTTTAGTGTGTAAGTGATTTAATACTTTCAGTAATTATGATCCTGtagaaatcattttatttttttattaaaaaaaatgaagaaattgaagagtgATCACAAACCCTGTTTATCCTCCAATATTTTAGTGTGTAagtgatttaattaattctttttaaaaccgCAGCTTATTGAGAcaaggaaaatataataaagaggAGGTATTTATTCACCTTTCGATCTGTTTCTTCGAACAGCCCATCTGGAGAATTGAAGGTAACTGATTTCTGACTACAGAATGCAACCCTTTCAGTGGAAATAAAGAGAAGTCCGGCAACAGGACCAGCTTCAG
The DNA window shown above is from Populus trichocarpa isolate Nisqually-1 chromosome 4, P.trichocarpa_v4.1, whole genome shotgun sequence and carries:
- the LOC127903904 gene encoding GEM-like protein 6 isoform X1 is translated as MHLSKFISRPCFEPSGTTSSTDHHGDEVDTTGGSRTLANIIRDRVRSVGLSDSIKFEAKKIKEGGKKSIFKQKFEVRDGERLLKASHCCLSTEAGPVAGLLFISTERVAFCSQKSVTFNSPDGLFEETDRKIEITIRNMRWVDRNESQQKKMTIIREDSSEFLFMDFLRYDKARQNLEEAILWQSCQAEGS